A DNA window from Mytilus edulis chromosome 14, xbMytEdul2.2, whole genome shotgun sequence contains the following coding sequences:
- the LOC139502505 gene encoding uncharacterized protein — protein sequence MASFSVEEENYVRMCLLLTGISPRAVRTCFDIEFAPICLKTSLKQELKKLTELKRVHRINQSQWNLLFPRSPDVPDSKTFDVTLMTTLLRNLTPMIAPPSGFDRLPAAMETTPAADLARIKYYRNYLAHLDDSKVDINYFKTAWNDVSDAIERLGGKKMKQECDDMKTKPLDQTNQEIITDIKHSYNEIRELKESFESLKLSHSELIKSNELLQEKHAVVTKEMEEMKISQNDPIPRNIRDHLKEQIEDWKKKDKMFVSTRASDYVIQCLHDNSCVTLTGPLGVGKSFIARHSALVLQKEGYKIIPVTKPDDIENYYQRDKHIVFVVDDILGNFTASHHYIESWKQLLPTIDKIIADKYCKIIVSCRLQIYRDDRFNMLTPFKSCECNLISDKFSLTIEEKNIIANNYMGTSLDNIDKLSQKCEFFPLLCYLHYKKGIGDVNEYFKNPFEVYRNELDSLRRHGDEGNYKICGLYLCVRFHNHLEEKWFRGKMTDAQKPFIEETCNTYEISRSTSKVKLKKALDTLDGTFIHKRNGIYSTIHDELFDFLSEYFKMIDC from the exons ATGGCATCTTTTTCTGTAGAGGAAGAAAACTATGTTCGAATGTGTTTGTTACTGACAGGAATTTCTCCACGTGCTGTAAGAACCTGCTTTGATATTGAGTTTGCTCCTATATGTTTAAAAACCTCATTGAAGCAAGAGCTTAAAAAACTAACTGAATTGAAAAGGGTACATAGAATCAACCAATCACAGTGGAACCTCCTGTTTCCAAGATCTCCTG ATGTTCCAGATTCTAAAACTTTTGATGTTACCCTGATGACAACATTACTGAGGAACTTGACTCCAATGATTGCTCCTCCTAGTGGATTTGACCGTTTACCTGCTGCTATGGAAACCACACCAGCTGCAGATTTGGCAAGAATCAAATATTACAGGAATTACTTAGCTCATCTGGATGATAGCAAAGTTGACATTAATTACTTTAAAACAGCATGGAATGATGTGTCTGAT GCCATTGAAAGATTAGGCGGGAAGAAAATGAAGCAGGAGTGTGATGATATGAAAACCAAACCATTAGATCAAACAAACCAAGAAATAATAACAGACATTAAGCATTCATATAATGAAATCCGTGAGCTAAAAGAATCATTTGAAAGTCTGAAGCTGTCTCATTCTGAATTAATAAAATCCAATGAATTACTTCAAGAAAAACATGCAGTTGTGACAAAAGAAATGGAAGAAATGAAGATCTCCCAGAATGATCCTATACCTAGGAATATTAGAG atcatttaaaagaacaaatagaAGATTGGAAAAAGAAAGATAAGATGTTTGTGTCTACAAGAGCCAGTGATTATGTCATACAATGTTTACATGATAATAGTTGTGTAACTTTAACTGGTCCATTAGGAGTTGGGAAATCATTTATTGCGAGACACTCTGCACTAGTTTTACAGAAGGAAGGATACAAAATAATCCCTGTGACAAAACCCGATGATATCGAAAATTATTATCAACGTGATAAACATATAGTCTTTGTGGTAGATGATATTTTGGGAAATTTCACTGCCAGTCATCATTATATTGAGAGCTGGAAACAACTTTTACCTACAATTGATAAAATTATTGCAGACAAATATTGTAAGATTATTGTATCTTGTAGGTTGCAAATCTATAGAGATGATAGGTTTAATATGTTAACACCTTTTAAATCCTGTGAATGTAACTTAATATCAGATAAGTTTAGTCTTACAATTGAGGAAAAAAATATCATAGCAAATAACTATATGGGTACAAGTTTGGACAATATTgataaattatcacaaaaatgTGAATTCTTTCCACTTTTATGCTATTTACATTATAAGAAGGGAATTGGAGATgttaatgaatatttcaaaaatccaTTTGAAGTCTATAGAAATGAATTAGACAGTTTAAGGAGGCATGGTGATGAAGGGAACTATAAAATATGTGGTCTGTATTTATGTGTTCGCTTTCATAATCATTTGGAAGAAAAATGGTTCAGAGGTAAAATGACAGATGCACAAAAACCATTCATAGAAGAAACATGCAATACATATGAAATCAGCAGAAGTACATCAAAGGTAAAACTGAAGAAAGCACTAGACACCCTAGATGGTACTTTTATACATAAACGCAATGGCATTTATAGTACTATACATGATGAATTGTTTGACTTCCTTTCTGAATACTTCAAAATGATCGATTGTTGA
- the LOC139502695 gene encoding uncharacterized protein codes for MADSCCGRIWVGVAFTFIATTFVLVGVICYREFIFHKETEDTRITRKNLIKFYPSIFSIDSTRYKQILLDGARKRTPTTDKFRTEYECSFNCTLENKGRKKRQDTPSNLHNHGCCRSFPVIRAPHFWDSISNGLREIVQFNDTSSVYPLLQIFFQEQCSQAIGCTGCTCEYVEQATTAVVYKVGYSSTTATYMSHLEIDVFYLHGCCKCFNFNPT; via the exons aTGGCAGATTCATGCTGTGGAAGAATATGG GTTGGTGTCGCTTTCACTTTTATTGCTACAACCTTCGTATTAGTTGGAGTAATTTGTTATAGAGAGTTTAT ATTTCACAAGGAAACGGAGGACACCAGAATTACGCGAAAGAATCTCATCAAATTTTACCCGTCCATATTTAGTATAGACAGTACAAGGTACAAACAGATTTTACTAGATGGTGCAAGGAAACGTACACCTACGACAGATAAATTCCGGACCGAATATGAGTGTAGTTTCAACTGCACATTGGAGAATAAAGGCAGGAAAAAACGTCAAGACACACCATCCAATCTACACAATCATGGCTGCTGCCGATC atTTCCTGTAATTCGAGCTCCTCACTTTTGGGACAGTATATCTAACGGGTTGAGAGAGATAGTACAGTTTAATGACACATCTTCCGTATATCCACTGCTTCAAATATTCTTCCAGGAACAATGCAG tCAAGCTATTGGATGTACTGGGTGTACCTGTGAATACGTTGAACAGGCGACTACAGCAGTGGTTTATAAAGTTGGTTACAGTTCAACGACAGCTACATATATGTCACACCTAGAAATAGACGTGTTTTATTTACATGGATGTTGCAAATGTTTTAACTTTAATCCAACTTAA